GGATAGGCAGTCACCCTTGAAGCGAAAAATCCTTATCAAATGTTATTTGGAATTTTTCGACAGGACGTGATCCGTTGGCGCTACTTTTTCTCGTCTGTTATCTTCCGCGCATCTTTCATTGTCATAACGAAGAGGGAATTCAAATCGCAATTCCAGATGGAAAGGTATTTATCGGACACGACGATGTGGTTTTTCCATTTTGCAATTTTGCCATACAGTAGGAGGGTGCACACGTCGGTTGCCGTTATGAATTCCCCCGTTTCAGGTAAGTGGGTGTGCATGGTTTCCCCGTCGGTCTGGTATTCTACCTGGATAATGTTGCGGTGCAGTCGCCTACATCGCGTCATGGTTCCTTTTGAGTCGAAGTCGATCAGATAGTCATTACCGAAGATGACGTAGCCGTTTTTCTTTGGACCAGTGAGTACGTATACCTGCTTTTTCTTTCCTTTTATGACCGGAATTATATTGAAATTCATGTCTTCGTAGGACTTGAAGATCGTATCGGATGCAATTACGGCTTTAGCTCTATTGCGCAGATCAAGATAAGCCTGTTCGGTCTCGGTTAGCGTACGCTCACGGATATCGATATTTGCTTTCGCAATATCGAACGAACTGTCAAAGGAGATGGTACCCACCACTTTCGGATCTTCCTCCCTTGAGTAAAAGATGCACGTGGTGACGTCTCCGTCCGGATACGATACGTACCCTCCGATTTTGGAATGGTCGGCGTATTTTTCCAGAAATAAATCGGTACCATACCACGACGCCATTTCCGACCGATAGAGCATCTTTCCCTCTTCTACTATAGGGTTGGTTTTCGACTCAAATTGACTAAAGGTTTGTGACGTTATGCACAGGAGAATAAAAGTGAGAAGACGGATCATGGGTGACTAAAGGTGAAGGTGGGTAAGCGTCTACTAAAGCGAAGTTACATAAAACCAAGGAGCAACTTATTAGGTGAGAATTATTTTTGTGAGATAGAGCAAGGACGGAGGAAAGAGCAGAAAGGAGAGAGGAAAGGATACCAAGACACCAGTATAGAACTTCCGCCATCGTCCGTCACCCAAAACCCAAAACCCAAAACCCAAAACCCCAAAACCCAACCCTCAACTATGAACTATGAACTATGAACTATGAACTATGAACCAAGAACTATGAACCAAGAACTATGAACTATCAACCATAAACTTCAACCCCAAAACTCCTATATTTACACTCCAACCTTTCGCTATGAAAACCTTCCTAACCATCGCCGCCGCTGCCGTTACCCTTTCGGCCGGTGCGCAAACGTCCGCATCCATGACAGAGAAACCCGAGCAAAAAGCTGTTGTTTACCAAGTTTTTACCCGACTTTTCGGCAATACCAACACCACCAACAAACCCTGGGGCACCATCGAAGAGAACGGCGTCGGCAAGTTCAACGATTTCACCGACAAAGCCCTTTCTGAAATCAAAAAACTCGGTGTAACGCACATCTGGTACACCGGTGTGCCGCACCACGCCGTCGTTCGCGATTATACCGCCTATGGCATTTCCAACGATGACCCCGATGTCGTGAAAGGTCGCGCCGGTTCGCCATACGCGGTAAAAGATTACTACAGCGTCGACCCGGATATGGCAGTGGATGTCGCCCGCCGCAACGAGGAGTTCGATGCGTTGGTCGCCCGCACGCACAAAGCCGGACTCAAGGTCATCATCGATATCGTACCCAACCACATCGCCCGTCGGTATGAAGGGAAAAACAATCCGGCCGGCGTGCGCGACTTCGGTGCGGATGACGATACCTCGGTGGAATACCGCCGCGACAATGACTTCTATTATATCCCGGGTGTGCCATTCGAAGTGCCCACGTCGGATTCGTACCGGCCGCTGGGCGGGGAATCCAACCCGCTGGCAGACGGTCGCTTCAGCGAGAACCCCGCCAAATGGACAGGGAACGGCTCCCGTCTCGCCAAACCGAATATCGACGATTGGTATGAAACCGTAAAAATAAATTATGGCATACGCCCCGACGGCAGCAAGGATTTCCCCTCGCTACCCGCCGATTTTGACCGTCAGGATTACCGCGCCCACGCCGCCTTTTGGAAAGATAAGGACGTACCGTCCTCATGGAAGAAGTTCCGCGACATCGCCCTCTACTGGATCGAAAAAGGGGTCGACGGCTTCCGCTACGACATGGCCGAAATGGTGCCCTACGAGTTCTGGAGCTATATGAATTCGTCCATCAAAATGAAAAACCCGAACGCCTTCCTGATGGCAGAGGTGTACAACCCGCAGGAATACCGGAATTACCTCCGCTACGGACTGATGGATTACCTATACGATAAAGTGGAGTTCTACGATACACTCAAAGCGGTCATCCAGGGCAAGGCGCTGCCCGACGGCCTGTCGGATATACAGAAACGGAACGCCGACATCGAGCACCACATGCTGCACTTCTTAGACAACCACGACGAGCAACGTCTCGCCAGTGCCGATTTCGCCGGTACACCCGAGAAAGGGAAGCCGCTGATGGTCGTTTCGGCTACGATCTCGACCTCGCCGACGATGGTGTATTTCGGACAGGAAGTGGGCGAGCCCGGACATGAGAAAGCTGGATTCGGTAATCCCACCCGAACCTCCATCTTCGATTATGTGGGCGTGCCGCACCACCAACGCTGGATGAACGGCGGGAAGTTTGACGGCGGACAGTTGTCGCAAAAGGAAAAAGAACTGCGGGACTTCTATAAAAGGCTGCTGAACTTTACGCTGTCGAGCAAAGCCCTGACGGGCGCGTTCCGCGAAATACAGGGCCACAACCGGGCGCACACGGCAGATTACGATCCCGGACTCTACTCGTATGTGCGTTGGGCAGGCGACGAACGACTGATAATCGTAGCGAACTTCTCGTGGCTTACGACCAGTCGTATTGAGCTTCGCATCCCTGCGGAAATCATCCGCGAATGGGGATTGGCCGATGGCACCTATAAACTCAAAGAGCAATTGTATGGCGGTGCCGCGCGTTTGGTGGTGCGCAACGGCGAAGGGACTGTTTCGCTGGAAGTAGCTCCTTCGGAATCGCTTATCCTCAAACTACAGCCCTAATTAAGGAAATGTTATTTTATAAGGACAAGCGACGGTTTTTGTTAATTTAGCCACAAATCGTAACCGATGTACCTGCTTCGTATCACCTTGATGACCAGTCTGTTTGTTTCCTTCTTGGGAACCGCACAGGATTTGGGCGGTGGAAGCGGTCGCCTGCTTCCTTCCGGTGGCGCACCGTCGTCTTCGTCTCAGGGTTCGGCCCTGCAATGGAAGGTGGAAGAGAAACCCATGTTGCCTGCAACGTCGTCGGGCGTGAACCTTACGAAGCAGGAATCGTTTGTGAACGCCAATGAACCCTATCTCAAGGAATTGAACGCGAAGTTGCAGCCGGAAGTGCCTGTCACGAAGATGACGAAAAACGGCGGGTCGATTGGGTACATACAAACCACATCACCTTATGTGATCTTGTCGTATCGCGATTCAGGAGAAGTCGATGGCGACCAGATCCGGTTGTTTATCAACGGAGAAATCGCCCGCGGCAACCTGGTGCTGAACGGTCGCCCCGGACAGTTTCGCGTGGACCTTCGCCCGGGCGTCAATACGATTGAATTCATGGCGTTGAACGAAGGACAGGTGTCGCCCAACACCGCTGCAATCGAAGTACTCGATGAAAACGGGTCGGTTTTAGGCGGTGGCGGCTGGAACCTCGAAAAGGGAAATAAAGCAAGTCTTACGGTACTGAAGAAATAATGAAAAAAGGACTGGTTTTTGTGATGGGAATGGTAGGCCTTTGGGTGGCAACGGCGTCTGGACAAGACCTCGGCGGCGGCGGACGACTGATTCCGGCCAAGACGACGCCCACTACGTCTTCCTCAACCGGCTCGGCCCTCGACTGGAAGGTAGAGAAAAAAGACAATTCGCCCCTC
This genomic interval from Flavobacterium sp. HJ-32-4 contains the following:
- a CDS encoding alpha-amylase family protein; its protein translation is MKTFLTIAAAAVTLSAGAQTSASMTEKPEQKAVVYQVFTRLFGNTNTTNKPWGTIEENGVGKFNDFTDKALSEIKKLGVTHIWYTGVPHHAVVRDYTAYGISNDDPDVVKGRAGSPYAVKDYYSVDPDMAVDVARRNEEFDALVARTHKAGLKVIIDIVPNHIARRYEGKNNPAGVRDFGADDDTSVEYRRDNDFYYIPGVPFEVPTSDSYRPLGGESNPLADGRFSENPAKWTGNGSRLAKPNIDDWYETVKINYGIRPDGSKDFPSLPADFDRQDYRAHAAFWKDKDVPSSWKKFRDIALYWIEKGVDGFRYDMAEMVPYEFWSYMNSSIKMKNPNAFLMAEVYNPQEYRNYLRYGLMDYLYDKVEFYDTLKAVIQGKALPDGLSDIQKRNADIEHHMLHFLDNHDEQRLASADFAGTPEKGKPLMVVSATISTSPTMVYFGQEVGEPGHEKAGFGNPTRTSIFDYVGVPHHQRWMNGGKFDGGQLSQKEKELRDFYKRLLNFTLSSKALTGAFREIQGHNRAHTADYDPGLYSYVRWAGDERLIIVANFSWLTTSRIELRIPAEIIREWGLADGTYKLKEQLYGGAARLVVRNGEGTVSLEVAPSESLILKLQP